In Anabas testudineus chromosome 12, fAnaTes1.2, whole genome shotgun sequence, the genomic stretch TAAGACAGGGATAATATACAAAGGAATAACTTAGAAGTTCAAGATTGTCTGGTAATCCGTGAGAacggtgccacacacacacacacacatttgcatcaagCGTTATGCCCGCCAAAATTTCACCAGTCCATAAAAGTTGGAAGTTTGGTCAAAGCTTCAAAAAATCGGAGCTCAGTTCTGTTCAAGCGTCTGACATAGAAGCAGCCGTCTGCTGGAGTCTAACGAGACTGGTCCATGCTGCGCAACACTGACTTTGGAAAAACGGtaagtttgtttaattattgttaagtCTAAATGTACGGcttaattaatgtattaaataataaatatataatgatgtCATTAGTTAGTGGGATACGAACCTGAGCTCGCCACCTAAAAAGTCTTATGCTTAACCGCTACGTCAAACGTCCACTGACCATTTGAGTTAGGAGCCAGTTAATCAATAATTTATATTgtctgatgaaaacatttaaaaagttttatccTTAATTTGAGTACAAATTCTAGCTAACATTGTTCTACAATTTTGTGACGATGCCaacattcttttattttttagcaatCAGCGGCGCTGTGCTTGacttcagataaagaaaaaaaaaaaacctaagagTCTACAACGTtgggtgtaaaaaaaaactaacatacGCTGTAAGTCCTCTCAGTCAATTTTAAGaaatcacaaactaaaaaatctTGGTCATAAAACTGATGCATTGTGTATGATTTTAGGGTCGGATCCCCATGTATTATGGTCGGcgctttattttgaagaaaagaagcctttattttcttcagtccAGCTTCCTTCCTCCCCCGCTGGATGACGATCGAAGGATGAGTCCGGTGCCTGCAAACAGGATCATGTGATGTAAGCCTGCGTCTTCCCTCACATTTCCATAATGAAAAAAAGCGAGAGTGTCATCAGATCCTAAACTCTAGATTGTTCATCTACTCTAGGTTCTCCTGGTGTGTAGCTCGGGGTACACACAGCTGAGAAAACTGTCACGAGTGTGTCATGGCTGTATAATTCATCAATGTTTATGTTACAATATTGATTTAATGTATAGAATGAAGGCCTTATGTTTGGTTGTGCGCAAAGAATTCTGTTGTTagctgtttcatgtgttttatgttaccGTTGCTTATGTAGATTGAATAGTCAAGAGAATGGAGCTTAATAATCTGAGAGAATATTTGGCTCGAGTTATCAGCGCTCTATCACAGCCAACGCTGCTTCAGCATACTGACGAGCAACCTAACAACCTGATCCTCCACACTAgcaacgatgatgatgatgatgtgtccCCTCATAATCTCAGTCAAATAGACGCTCTATTAGAACAACTCGCTGTCCGTAGCTCTCAATCAGAGTTAGCTTCTGAGCAAAACGCTTATCAACCCTTGTTTGATGAGATAAACAGTCTTGCTTTGGACAATAGTGTTGAATCTCAACCTTTAACCCCAGCTCTGCAGCATAGCCAACCCAATCCTTGTCCGTTTGATCATGATGATATATTAAATCAGATTCTAAACATAAGTCATCAGCCTGAAAACTCGGCGAATCACATTAGCGATGATAACATTTCACAAAACTACCAAGCCTTGATTGACGAGATAAAAGCTTTGTCAGGCTCATTTGTTCCTGCGACAGCTCAGAGACCTGCCACACAAACCGAGCCTCCTTTAGTCGAACTTGAcgaaacaataaatcaaatactaaatatttctaGACAGATTCAGAACAATGCAACAGACCTGAGTAACGCTCCTGAAAATTTAGGGAACCATCCACCCCCCACagcaaacaggaggaggagtcaATGCTTCAACAAACTCCGGTAAACAACTTTCAGCAAGTAGTTGTATTCCTCAAGCCTCAGGGGTTTCTAATCCGGGTCCATCCACCACTTGTAGTCAGCCTTCAACCAGCAGGTGTACCCAGCCTACCACGTAGCGTAGTGACAAAGCGAACCCTGAAGATGGCGCTCATGACCGTCCAATTCAAAATAGTTGTGATGAGGGGGGTGGTAGCAGCCTTAGGCGGCCTCAGTTCAATAATATTGAGATTAGACGGCCATTAAACCTCCGGCGTAGCGGCAGTGCGGGTGATTTTGTAGCGGCGTATGTTCACATTATGGACGCTGTCCATCAGTTGGTTGATGAAATCCAGGCCCATGCCTCCGGTAATGACGATGTTATTCAGCTGGAGTTACGCGGTGATTTATTGCAAAACAGCGCCGCAGCCGTTGTATCAACGGATGACGGTATTGATCTGAGTTTATTTCAAGAGGTGCTCGATCACATCGCTCAATCCAATCAGTCTGTTTTGAGTGATGATAGTTTAGAAATAGTCGGTCAGCTTGTACGTAATGAGAGAGGCGGGGGTAAAAGGAGGGCTGACAAAACTCTGAACTGTGAGATTCTAAGCAAGAAGCGCAAGTGTTTGTACATAGTGAATAATCTAACCAATCAGCTCTGCTTTGCCATCAATCTAGCGCATCTCCTCAACCCTGGGTGTAGTGATGACGATGCTGTGAAATTTGGTAGAATTATTCAGGAGCAAAGCGGTCTAACAGATCAGACCCCTGTCTCCTTTTCACACATTGATAAATTTGAAACGGTTGTGCAGAGTAAAAtagttgtgttttacagaaaccaAGGAAGTGGGCCTATGTCGAAATTTGAAACACAGACCCCTCGGAGTGCAAAAactctatttttattcttattccaGGGTCACTATTAGGGGATCAAAGATGTCGAGATGTTTCTTGGTGTGAAgtacttttgcacattttgtcataCGGGTTGCGCCTCTGAGTCCTATCACCTCTGCCCCGGCCACTGTGGGGTATGTCTTGACCAAGCCTGCAACACAAAGCCGAAGCATCTCACCCGCTGTGAGGATTGCGGACGTATGTGTCAATCGCTCTACTGTatggagaaacacagaaagaaaaaatggcGACCTAAAGCTGGGAAATATGCGAGTCAATGCGATATACATAAATATTGCCCTGATTGTAGTCTCCCCTATTACACTGCGGTATCGCACCAGCTTCAAAGACATAGATGCCCGGCGTTTCATTGTCTTATTTGTGGAAAAGAATATGCTGAGAAAGAGACATATGAAACTCATAAATGTTACATTCAACCTCTAGAGgtgtttgagaaaaagaaaaagaaaaacaataaaagtaataaaaagcaaaagtctACACCCAATGTCAAAAGTAACACGAAGCCAAAACCAGTAAAGgttagtgatgatgatgatgatgatgactatgatgatgtagatagtgatgatgatgaggaaaagTTAAGAGTTATCTACTATGATTTTGAGACATTTCCCACAGCCACCGGCGTCCACGTACCGTTTTATGTCTCGGCTATAAGCAATCATGGTGCTGAGTGGTGTTTTGAAGGAGTTGAATGCTCCAAAGaatttatcttgtttttcagGAGACCAGAGTTCAGTAAAATGGTTTTTGTGGCTCATAATTCTCGGGGGTTTGACGGCTACATCATTATCAGAGCTCTGGTTGAATTAGGTATCGACCCAGATGTAGTGATGCAAGGTGCCAAAATTGTATTAATCTGTGAAAATCACTATGATCAGAGATTCATAGATTcagcctccttccttccctttccTCTGGCGCAGCTGCCCAAATGTTTGGGCTTTGAGGACGAGGAGAAAGGCCATTTCCCTCATCGTTTCAGCTCGGCTGAAAACCTGAATTATGTGGGGCCCTATCCAGCGCCGGAATTTTACGGGGTAGATCAGATGACTCCAAAAAAGAGGGAAGAGTTTCTCTGTTGGTATAATTCGGTCTGTCACGGTACATTTGACTTTCAGAAAGAGGCCCGACTCTATTGTCGGAATGACACAGCCATTCTTAGGAAGGCGTGTCGCTTATTTCGAGATAGCTATATAAGCGAAACGACTGTGGATCCGTTTTTCTCCGCTACGATCGCTGCAGCTTGCATGAATGTTTTCCGCAAAAATCATCTTCCGGCGGATACTGTCGCTATTCCGTGCCCTGAAAATTACCGTCGACAATGCAAACGATATTCCGACGCTGCCATCCAGTGGCTGGAATACACAaggcttcagaaaaacattttcattcagcatGCCCTGAATCGAGGCGAGAAGCAGTTTGGGCGGTTCTATGTTGACGGCTACGCCGTGGTTGATGGTGTTGAGACTGTTTTTGAGTTTCTAGGATGTTTTTACCACGGGTGTGCGCAGTGTTTCAAGCCCACAGACAGAAATCCTCTGACAGGGGAGAGCTTTGAATGTGCATACAGACGTACTGAGGAACGTCTCAGGTTGTTGGAGAGTGAGTTTGGTGTAAAACTTGTTGTTATCTGGGAGCATCAATGGAGCAGGATGAAAAAAACTGACGTGGGTGTGTGTAACTTTCTCAAAGAATACCACGCCCCCCAACCCCTGATACCACGTGACGCCCTGTACGGCGGCCGTACGTGTCCAACGTGCCTGCGCTATTCTGTCGGTGACGACGAGAAGTGTTTTTACGTGGATTTTACTTCGTTGTACCCTGATGTTCTTTGCAGGTTTCCGATATCCGATCGGCCATCCCGAAATTATCGTTAGAGACTTTCAGGACCCGAGTCACTATTTTGGACTCATTCAAGCTAAAGTCTACACGCCGAGAGGGTTGTTTCACCCTGTGTTACCGTACAGGACATCTCGCGGGAAGTTGGTCTTCACGCTCTGCCGCACATGCGCGGAGGAGAATTATCAGGCCGGGTCTTGTAGCCATAGCGACGAAGAGCGAGCTCTGATTGGTGTGTGGGTTTCCCCGGAAATAAACAAGGCTGTTGCTAAGGGATACCGCGTTGAATTGAAAGAGGTTTGGCACTTCCCTAAAGTAAGCGATACCTTATTCACAGGGTATATTAAAGGTTTCCTTAAAGGGAAACAGGAGGCTAGCGGTTATCCGCCTGAGGCTGTTGATGCAGCAAGCAGAAAGAGGTATGTAAAGGATTATGCCAAGAGACAAGGAATCAAATTAGATCCAGCTAAAATCGCCCTCAATCCGGCTAAAAGACAGGTTGCAAAACTCTGCCTTAACAGCCTGTGGGGTAAGTTTGCCCAGCGTAGCAACATGACACAGACTGAGATAATAAATAACCCTCAAGACTTCCTCACAGCCATGTTCTCAGGGGAATACAGGATAAAATACTTTACCTTTGTCAGCGATAAAGTGGCTATAGTTCAGAAATGTTACAGTGATAAATGTGTAGCACCGCCTAATAGGACTGATAACATCTTTATAGCTGCATTCACAACAGGATATGCCCGTCTCAGGCTGTATGAATATCTGGATGAGCTACAGGACCGAGCCCTTTATTACGATACAGACAGCATAATTTACGTAAGTAAACCAGGTGAGAATGTTCTCCCCTTAGGTAATCTGCTCGGGGAGCTCACGGATGAACTGTCAGGTGACACGATTAAAGAGTACGCGGTGGCGGGACCAAAGAGCTATACCTATCAGACAAGAAGCGGTAAAGTGTGTCTGCGTGTGAAAGGGATCACTCAGACATATGAGTGCTGCGAGTCAATTAATTTTGACAGTGTCAAGGATCTGGTTGAAGGGTACATAGCTGACTCGTCAGAGGAGCGTTTCCTTAAAGCGCCACAGCACAAGATTCTGCGTGACAAGAGCAGATTTCAGCTGAAAAACTCCTCGATTGAAAAAAAGTTTCGAGTGGTTTTTGATAAACGCCGTCTGCTGCCTGGTGGTAAGAGCGTTCCATTCGGATACTAAAAGACAAACTATTATGGAGGAAACAGATTCAGATTTCAGACTGAAAGCTCCATTCTCTTGCCTGATTGTAGGTCCAAGCGGTTCgggtaaaactgtttttgtaaaaaatgtattggaGAACTGTAATTATGTAATGGATGCTGTACCTGACAATATTGTATGGATTTACACGTGTTTTCAACCTCTGTATTGTGAATTGcaaaaaatgtgtataaaagtCAAGTTTGTGGAAGGTCTGCCTGCTTCTTTTGAAGATGAAAAACTTTTCCCTcctggtgaaaaacatttggttattttagaCGATGTAATATGTGAAGCCAATGATAATCCAGAAGTGGTAAAAATTTTCACACAATAtagacatcataaaaatatgtctgtAATGTTTCTCACGCAAAATATCTTTCATAAGGGAAAATATAGTCGTACTCTCAACTTGAATTGTACGCACCTTATACTTTTCAAAAACCCACGTGACAAACTACAAATGTCTATCTTGGCGCAACAAATATTTCCTAGAAAAAAATCATACTTTTTAGAAAGTTATGAAGATGccacaaaaaaaccccacagttATTTATTGGTCGACCTCACGCCATCCTGCCCAGACGACTTCAGACTGAGAGCGGGTCTGCTGCCTTCCGAGCTCCCATGCGTCTACCTGCctggaaaaaagtaaataaataataataataatgtcgacccgtatgaaaagaaacatgccTCTGCTGACGGCGTTATTGAACAGCACACCGCGCCTGCGTAAAGCTATACTGTCAAACTGCTCCTCAGATCTGATTCAGGCGGTGTGTGAACTAGCTTTAAACCTCTTAAAGGGCTTGATCCCCGTCACAgatacacaatataaaaaactcaGACGGGAAAAGAATCACCTTAGACTGATTGCTGACAAAAGGACGAGTCTATCCAAGAAACGTAAAACTCTACAAACAGGTGGATTTCTGCTCCCATTACTCAGCGTCGCTCTGCCATTCCTCGGTCAGCTGATATCAAACGCTGCTTCAAGATAATCGATGTAAGATATGGCATCACGAAAAATGTACCTGCTATCCCCCGACCAGCTAAAACGTCTAAACGATAGAGTTAACCAGCCTGAAAATATTCGAGATCGGGTTGAAACTGATTTAGATGAAAAGATGCGAGAGATCCTGGAAGAAAAAGGTCTGATGCCcgatgagaaaataaaaaaatacaacgcTTTGCTGCAGCGATATTTGAATCTTCAGAGAACAAAACAAGCTGAGACCCGTGAAATTGTACTGAGTGTATCGAAGGAGGAGGCTCAAAAAGACACTCCACAGCATAAAGACAATGAAGACAGTGTCGTCAAAGAGGTTCTTGCAAACATTAACCCTCGTTTTCAAAAGAATGctcaatacattttacagaagaTATCTGACGCTGATGGTTTAGCCCGATGGAACCATGAGGGGGAATTTATCTACAATGAAAAAACTATACGCGGATCGCACATATtggatttaatgaaacatttggCGGTCACACATCAATCGAAGCAGCAACCTCCCAGGTGGTCTGAATTCTTACACGCCTTGGCAGACTTGAACATACCTCTGTCCACGATTCCTAATAATAGAACCCGTTTGGAAATACGTCAAATCAAAGACAACCCCCCTCTAACATATTCTACTCCCCCTCAAATGAGAAGTTATGATTCGTATGAGGCACCTGTTACGCGTGCTTTTACATCCAAACgtaagaggaagaaaaagaaaaacatcactctaTCACCCCGTTGGCTCACTTTGTCATGATTTTgtatgcattgttttgtttcataataataataaagaagcttttaaaaaagtaattaggGTTTACTCGTcgtctttattttcattatacatTACAAGTTATGacattgtagaaacatttccattGAACATACCATATGATTATAGTAATCTATGTTAGGATTAGCTACacaattttgatatttttccacaaattcAGAAACCATAGAATCATTTAGATCCCAGTCAGCGTCATAGAGCGAGAGAACGTTTTGATACGATAAACCGCATGCGCGATGACACAGATAGTAGATACAGTGCTGACCGCAAGCAGTAGATAAGGGGCTCTGTAAGGtcatgttgtgatatttaatccTCTTCGTTCCTACCTGGTTTTTTCCAGAAACTGCAGAATGGTCTGcgggtaataaataaaatcaggcGGAAAACCGTAAGAATCAAAGAACGTAGCGTCGCCATTTTGTTCCAGAGTGAGGGCCAACCAGTGTTGGCCGGGTCGGTCACGTGGATCTGTATTTACCACAAAGTAGGCCGGTCtctccattttgttttgcagcagctgtAGCTCGTCAGAGGCCAAAACTCCGCAGAAAACATCCCCcagtaaatgatgtaaaagGTTTTGAATCTGCTGATTGTTCATTATGAGCGGCTCAGTAATAATCGACCAGGATGTTTCTTTTTGAATCAATTTCAAGAATTGAATTATAACACGCGTAGACAATAAGCGTAGTTGTTTGGGGTAGTGGCTGTCTAAACCTCATTTCTAATCTAAGGGTACCCGTGGTTACTGGAGCCAGTGCATCTATGTCATCATCCCCGCTCAGATTGAAGACAAACAAGGCGTAACCTTCTGAAAAATCATTTCTGTCAATGCATAGAGGTAAATCTTTTAGATGTCTGCCTGTCGCTGTGTACAGGGAATAGAACTCACGCACGGCTTGATTCTCGGGGAAGTTAGGTTGGAAGGCCTTAGCAGGGATTTGTTTTCCGTTTTGACACAGAGCCAAGTATTCTATATCATTATGCATAAAGTTGAATGGGGATAGGTTTGATCGGCCTGTAAACGCTTCGTGGTTCACCAAACCGATCGCTAGATAGCGAGGCATATTACCTAGAAACAGGTTTTCTTGTGTGCACACACGGGAATTCTCAGGAATAGAATATGTCTTTACATTAATGCGCGAGAGTGGGTATAAAGCATTCCCTCTCATTAATGCGGCCGAATGTCCGAGGCGCACCGCCGGTGAAACTGTCACTTTCTTCACATACATAGATGCACCCAGTACGTTTAACCTATAATCGGCATTTGCTGCATGCATTAAGCAGAACGCGTTACTCGCTCTGGTCAGCTTAATTCTCAAATCCACAGAGTTCAAAAGGAGCCTCTCgcagaaaaaaatgtctgcATGCAGAGGACCAATCACGTGGAACTCTGCAGATTGCTCACTGAATGTTGCTCTCTTCACTAAACCTCTGTTCGGTCCGTTATTAACGACGAAGGAATCCATGGCCCTGGCTGTATCTTTATAAAAAAGACCTGCGCTGAACTGAGACTTTAGGGTGTCCTCAGAGAAATTGAGTAACGTTTCAATTATTGCTCTGTATGGATGAGTCGCACTCGATTGGGAGATGAGACGATCCCCCAGCGTCACATCGCATTGGGAGAAGATAGTATTTATAGGATAATTAATAACTGAAACTGCAGCGTCTTGAGCTAGATTAGATCCGTCAGCGTTTGTAATTTTTAACCGTAAAAATAACAAGGTGTCGTTTAAATCCAGATATTTTTCACCATCTCCAGGGATAAAAAACTCGATCTGTCCTTGATCGGTGATTGCAGATATTGGTCTGATTTCACAATATTGCTTATCTTCTACACTCAGCTGTGAGAGGGGACAGCTGAACAAATCCAGCTCCGACATGGTGCATTCAGACGATTTCTCATGTAAAAGAGCCATGTTAATTCTAAAAAAATATCACTCTTACTCCAATCAGACTTCCTTCTTTTTGAGCTGCTGGGCTCAACTGACTTTATTTTGGAGGAGCGCTTCTCCTTTTTACTCTACCGTCTCACGCGCTCACCGGGGGGGTGTTTTCTAGGTCTCCTGGAAAGAACCATGATTCCTGAGCCCTCCTGGCGGTTGTCCCCATTATTGGTTCCGATTCGCTGTACTGCGTTAGTTAACAAATCAGACGCAATGTTTTTTGCCGCAGAAGTGAGATGTGGTTTAACGACGGAAACACCTTTCTTTAAGAACGGTACAACAAAACGGAACAATTTAGAAAAAATTGATCCAATTCCTCGTCCGTACATCACAGGCGCCCCGTGAAATCCAGCTAGACCTCCGCCGACCTGATTTTCATAATAACTCACAAAGCGTTGGGGGTCGGGCTGGTAACTTACTGGAGCCATGTTGTTTTATTCGGCCTGAAATGTAGCTTAACTATCGTCTTGCCGTATTTGAAGTTTACCGGAATATTCTGATCCGTTTTAATTTCTATATGAATGTTTTCTATATGGTTTTTAGCCACAGGAATGTACTGCGGTGGATTAAATGAGTGACTGATGATTTCACCATACTTGCTGTCTATTTTAAACGACCGTAGTAGGGGGGCGTAGGCGTCTCCCACAATCTGATGCTTCACGATGTCGCTGTAAAAGTACATATGATCGAACCCTGCTTTGATATCCCCCGGGTAGGGGGACAGGAGCGGCCCCGGCCCAACCTGAAACATCTCACCCTCTTTTAAGCCGAGCACATAACACAATGGTGGAAAGAAACACACGGCGTAACGCCCGCTCCCCACCCACttaaattttcttttgatttcatCATAAGACAATCGAATATCCGTGGCTTGTGCTTTAAAGCGATCATTTAATTGTTGTAGAATCGTAAATTTATCCTCGTACACGCCATCTTGAAAAGTCacagtggtttgttttaaatttgcataCACGGTTAGGGGTTTATTCACCCCCACTGCTGGGGCACCGTTTTGCCACGAGTCGACATAGTGGAAAAATGCCTGTTCCTTATTCACAGTGTACCAACTATGAGGGTAAGTGATATCAGTGACGGCCACCTCCCACGCTCCTTCCAGGTCGATGTGATGTGCTAAATCCACTCGGAAATTTGAACtcgtgttgtttttaaaaatatcacagcTGGCATTGGACGGCAGTGTGATGTAAAACCCTTCAGCCATGGCGAGGGCGAAACTGGAGGCTGCTGGGAGTTGTAGTACTTTCTTATACATCCACAACAGTGCTGGCTCGGACGTAGGAGTTAAACTTTTCTggccagtttttccatttgaccaGATACTGTTTGACCCCTCTAATTTTACGCTCACCCAATGTTTTCTCTATGTGGAAGACTTTATCTCCTGTTACATTAACTTTCTGTATCTCAGCTTCGTAAAAACTCCCCTCAATCGGCTCCCTTTGATAATCCTTCAGCTTGTAAACCGGTGGAATGCGTGGAATGCATGCGTCTACAATAAAAAGCTCATTCGTGAAACTTTGTGTATATTTCTTCTCAAACACACCGCGTAGTTTAGAGATTCGGACGACATCACCCTTACgaaagttcattttaaatttgtctttataACGTATGGGGAATGATCCGTAAAGGTTTTGAAATACTTGTAACGTATTCTCAGGCGTCACATCCACGGGCTTCATTTTTATACTGCTATGATGAGCGTTGTTGTAGCTTGAAACCACATCCTGAATGACGTCAACGTACCTCAGACTGTTTTCGGCAGTAAAATACCTATAGAGTCTCGTTTTCAGCGTTCGATTGAACCTTTCTACTACGCAAGCTTTCGTATCGCTGGCTGTGCTAAATAagctgatattgtgtttttccaaaagtgatttaaaagtcTTATTGTGGAACTCTCTCCCCTTATCCGTTTGCAGAAAACGCGGAAGCCCGCTGTCTTTCAAAATGGAGGCAAAAGCCTTTGTCACATCAGCCGCcgtttttctctttaaaggaCGTACATAGGCCTTTTTGGAAAACACGTCGATAACCGTCAGTAGATAATTATAGCCGTCATTGTAAGATGAAACTGCTTGCATATCACAAAGGTCTGCTTGAAATTGTACGAGGGGTCCTGAGACAAACACCCTGTTTCTTGGGAAACTTATTCTAGCTGGCTTGTGTAATGTATACGTGTCTTCAGAAGAGAGGAAATCTCTGATTACAGcgatgtttacttttttaccagtttcttcttctaccgCTTTCTGTAGTCGTCTCACTCCACCGAAACTCGCTGGATGCCGTGGGTCCagatatatttttctcattaaggATTTGAGTTTACGAGACATCTTTACACTTacgttttaattttacaaactaaAGCTAAAGTGAGACTTTCATGGTttataattcataaaaaaaaaaacaaaaaaaaaaaaaacagaagactcATGTTAGTATAAGcataaagtttttattgtgtatcaTGATACAAGCATAATGGTTCACATGACATCATGGTATTTGATCACTTTCAAAGCATGAGTAAGCACACCACAACCGTTCTTACATAAGATGCTGGAATGCAGTTTTTTCAACTCAAGCAACACATCAAGTATGCATATTTTTTACAAGGCAAGTCATTGTGTCAACAAATAAGGCGTATAGGgtaaacagatgaaacaaagtgatttcattCTCAGGAAATTCATCCACAACTTTACAAAATGCAAGTCCAGCGTTTTCACCAGCTGACTCAACTAGGTTATTCCAAGGCTGGTTTTTAGAACTTTCTCTCACTAGGTCCATTactttttcaaacacacatacttcaTTCTCACACACTGTACTACTACTTTTATACAGGGCTACATCAGCAACACGTCTTTCAATAACATTATCCAACAAATTTGATAGCTCAGCGACAACTATGTACTCGCCGACAACCACAaataattttctaaaacaattCCCCATTTTTTAACCTTGCCAGATAGCCACAGCTTCATCAATTCTGGTTTGTTTCTCCAGATCGTCACCCACTAAcccttcatttatttcagcGATCTCATTGATTATATTCGGTTTTTGTTTCCACTCATACAAGAAAGTTTCAATCACCCCTTGAATTTTACTCTCTGACGCATGTAGGCCGTAGGAATCCAGAAGTCGGAGCACAGCGGGGATTAATTTCACGTTCCAGAGCCTTTTCTTCACCTCGTCAAAGTGGGTCCAAAGGAAATGTTCCGGGATCCCCCAGAGACACTCGTGTTGAGTCTGACTCGGGTGGTCTATGACACAGCCGTAGCAGATATCTTTCTGGTGTGTGTATAGAGTTATTTGCAGCAAACGACTGACCAATGCCTTTACGACGTCCAGCAATAAACTCGATAATAATCCATCTGTGACGTCAGAGCCACTCTCCTCAGCCGGCGTGGCCTCGGGTGGGGGCGGGGAATGCTGGGCTGATTCAGGCGCATCTGAAGGAGCAGGAAATAACGTTGAGTTAAGTAACTCTTTGTAGGTACCGcagtgtct encodes the following:
- the LOC113159691 gene encoding uncharacterized protein LOC113159691; protein product: MTWEESMPTLFNYSPIEPTQVFEIEDEDPSTVSLSPTSSATPSPLPSPVCDCGECTGCAPLPELPANVSYYPNSWPVDWTACTSTHCRHCGTYKELLNSTLFPAPSDAPESAQHSPPPPEATPAEESGSDVTDGLLSSLLLDVVKALVSRLLQITLYTHQKDICYGCVIDHPSQTQHECLWGIPEHFLWTHFDEVKKRLWNVKLIPAVLRLLDSYGLHASESKIQGVIETFLYEWKQKPNIINEIAEINEGLVGDDLEKQTRIDEAVAIWQG